CTCGCCCGACCCAGCAGCAACTTTCAGCAATGAAACTTTACCCGCTGCCAATTTGAATCGACATGTCAAGGTTTATTACCCCATGCAGCCCTCAAAATGGGCCGAGGCAAGCCTTTGGAAGAGAGATGACATGGCCAGACAAGCATTGTCGTTGTATGCGATCACATGGTTCGTCATTTCACTCGAAAAACAATATTCCAGCAACTGATTGGGATCTCACTGTGAAAACTAGGCTTTTCGCAATGATCATGTACCTCCTCGGTAGCCTGCTACTATACCACACTTTATTCGACAAAAGGCTGCTCAAGCACCCGCGATTCCTCCCAGACCAGATCAAACTCGAGATCTACCAAGGAATCTCTGCAATTCCAGTAATGGCTCTCCTCACCGTCCCCTTTTTCATAGCCGAGATCCGAGGATGGTCAAAGCTATATGATTTCACCAGCGAGTCCCCGTTCTTCGGATACACCTTGCTGCAATATCCATTGTTCATTTGCTTCACAGATAGCGGGATTTATTGGATCCATCGTGGCCTGCATCACCCTTTCTTTTACCGCTGGCTTCACAAACCACACCATAAATGGGCAGTACCGACGCCGTTCGCCAGTTATGCGTTTCATCCGTTGGATGGATGGTCGCAGAGTCTGCCCTACCATGTCTACCCGTTGATTTTTCCGCTGCAGAAAGGTGCATACTTGGGGCTGTTCATCTTCGTTACCGTTTGGACAGTGCTGATCCGTGAGTTTTTTTTGATCACTCTGAACTGAAGGCATTATAGCTTACACTGATTCCTGCAGATGATGCCGAGTACATGCCAGGATCGGAGATTATTAACGGCGCTTCTTGTCATACGATGCATCACCTGCACTTCAACTATAATTATGGGCAGTTTACAACAGCGTGGGATCGTCTCGGAGGAACATACCGAAGACCTAAGGGGGATAACTTTATGGAAAGCCAGGATAAAACCGGGAACGAGAAACTTACAAACAAGCGTGATTGAGATGGATATCCCATTTTGGGGAtctctttgtattttaatTGTACCAGAATAGTCGACCGCCTATACGGCCTCTGTTACTGAGGAGGTCGTCATTTGGTTCGAGATGTTTCATATGTAAAATTACAATGCAATGTATTTTGAATGTTTCTTAAGTTTTCAGGTGTTGAAGAATGAAAATAATCAGCCGCAAAATGCAGCATGCGTTCGGTGAAAAGAGAAATTTTCTTGTACAGTATTTGACTCTATTGTGTTTATGTTCAGGGTCTATGGCGCGCTTTGGTGACACCATTGAATAAATTCATTCAAATTCCCCAAATCATCAGTAGCAGTGTTGTCCATATAACTAAGGCTGACATCATCTCTGCTGGAAGCATCTAGCGTGGCATTCAACAACCACCAAAGTTCTTGAGCGTGTTTTGGATACCCGAGGTGAAGGAATTGATCCTTATTCAAGAGACCGATGACAGAATCCCAAATGCGCTTCCAATTATCAGACGCACAGCGTATTTTATCGAGCGATAGGTATCTTAATAAGCCCGCTCTCGCTTGGAATGCGAGAGAGTTAATAGCTGTTGCGACATGCTTAGTAATTTGATCGATTCGCTGACTTCGGTCATCAACATACCATAAATCAGGATCAAGAGATGTTCCACGGATACCGAAAGACCCCATGTTATTGGGCCATTATTTGCAGTGGTTTCGAGCAACTGCGTGATGACATCCTTGAAGGGAGGAAGCGGGAGCTCTGTCGAGTGCGACATGGCAATTCTGCTAAAGGAAGACGCGCTTTCGGCTTCCCATAACCCGGCACTCcaaggaaaatgacagtCCATCTCAAAGACCGATATTGATGGGTGGTTTTTGAAGCAGACTGTAAGGAAACCATCCGCTAGAAAGACCCAACAGGCGATACTTGGAGCTGGTTAGCGATGCATCTCAAAAATCCCCCTAAAAATAGGACAACAtaagaatgaaaaaaaagggaaatgtAAGGTACCGTATACACACTTCCTCTGCCACCAGTTTTTTCCAAGTATTCTCATCACAAACCGTTGGAGCTGTTCCTCGCTTGAGCTGGAAAATCCCCAAGGACCGTATGGTGGATACCAAACATGGATGTCGGACGATGCGAATGCGACGTCTTGTTTGCATATTGTCTTGTCCAAATTGAAGCATCTCGATAATAAGGGCACTTTGTAGTAGCTGAACAGTTGATAAAAGTTGGGATTGTTCTTTTGGTGAAGCGAGTGTTGATAGCTCCGCAATTTTCCGAAATATGTACTCTTCTGCGACGTCGAAGAGACTGGATGGCAGGGCTCCTCCATCCAATGGAATAGTGTATGTGGCACCGGATAAGAAAATCGAGAGTAAAAGAGGATTGGAGACATTTCCTGGGTCGAAGGTTGGAAAATGCACCACGGGTAAGTGCCAGTGCAGGGAATGGAAGAACGCAGAGATAGAAGCAGAGATGTTGGAAACCCCTAAGAGGGTAGAAAGTTCCATAAAATCAAGCGCACTTAGCGTTCCTGTGCTCCCGAGACCCATCGACTTTGAAGTATCGACCAATTCTGTCATGATCTCGGACAGTTGGTTGGAAAGCTTTGAAGGGAAGAGTGTATCAAGGTTGAACTGAAGTAGATAATCATCTGTGAAAGAGGGCAGAGTCGATGGTATTTGGAAAGGGAGATTTGTGAGTTGAAAATCACTACCAAAAGCCGACATAGGATCAGTGGGAACGAGGGCATCTTCGATATGGGAATTGAGTGTTTCAAGGTTTCGTCGAACAGAACATTTTGCGGTCTCCCCAATTGCCAGCCTATCCCGTTGAAAGGATGGATTGGCAAAATGCtggaggaaagaaaatgatCCACTCTCCGGGGTGGCTCGGGATGTGGTTGTAGACGGCGAGGGTGAGGCTACTGCAGTGCAACTGGAATCCCGGGAAGGTGTCTCTTGGGTGACGAAAGTGCATTGTCGTCCAAGGGAACGACAGCGAGAGCATGGTAACTTCCTGTCGCAAGATGCTTTGGCAAAGAAGCATAGCTCACAGGAATGCCTTTTCCTGCCCGGTTTGGCTGCAGGAGGCGCAGGCTGGTTGAATTTTTTGGCACAGGTTTTGACATGTCTTCGTGTGACCTCTCTTTCAAAGCATTAGATAATATTCGTTATTTATAAGATTCTTTGCATACGGCTTAAGAAATGCTTTCTTGCATAAAGGGCAGCTGGAAGTGAGCTGCTGTGTATCTGGGCTGTGGTCAGCTTATTCATATTTGTCATTGAGATCGGACCTTACGGGTCGCTTCATGGCGAATTAAATGAGTCTTCCTCTGATAGGCTTTTTCGCACCGTGGACATCGAAACATGACGTCGAAAGCAGCCTTTGTTGTCTCaaaggccgaggaagaaaaaaaaaaaaaggaaaggggCACGGCTACGATAGTCAATGCGTGGACAATTGGCATCCGTGCGTGGCCGGATCACAAAGCAGATTAATTCTCGAGTCGCAAAAATTTGAAGTTCAATTTTAACAGTTTAACTTCTGTCGATGAACGTCTTGATGGTTAGAAGGACTATGGAGTACttcgtaaaaaaaaattccgaTCCAATTTTGTTACTCCAGCAATGCAGGTCcgagtacagagtacagagCACAGCCCTAAGATTTCAAACCACTAATCATGACTGGGGCTGTGTTTACTCCGTAGACCCTGTCTTTCTATGTAAAGCCTACAAGGGTAAATGATGAACCGTAAGATAAGAGTTCTGTATGCTATGACTTGCTAAAGAATGACTTCCTCCTGGCGGGTCACTGGGATCTTATATTTATAATCACCGGTTGCAacgggagggggggggggggggggggtgatTTGTTAGATCTCGCGTTTGAAATTTAtcgcatacaacatacaacatgtGCAAAGTGATTTTTTAATGAAATCGTGGACATCGAGAATCGGATGCTCGGAGCAGGGGTTCCTTACGCACTAGGTTCTCTGTTCCTTACCCTGCTACGACAGTCCGGCCGagaactacaacatacgctAATCTGCATGCACATAATTGCTTTTTCTTGCTAGTAATACCAGTGTTCATACCTATTAGTCATTGATCACTAGTAACTATGTAGTTCAGAGCTTCTTCTGTAACCAATTGGTTGTATGAATTTGGAAGAATACCATGTTTATTACCAGCGGCGTGCATACATTAGCATAGTTCTCGCCCGAGTTGTTGTAGCAGGGTAGTTGCTTTCCCAACACCCAAAGCAGATGTTTTCGGACGTATTTTAGCGACTGGGGGCAAAAGAGCGGAAATCTCCGAACCCCTGTTGTGCACGGGACTCCGAATGCGAGTTGATCACTATTAGATCAGTACAAAGTCTTTTCAAGATTTAAGGTATCACATCCACTAGTTGAGAAAAGCTTCGTTCGCTCGAGCACACAGCGTGTTGCAAGAGTTACAATCCATAGAAATACTCACGGGTCTcgtgtacaacataaaaaGAAGAACACAATGGAGTTATGAAGATGCCGGGAAAAAGCCGAGAATTCAAGGCAATCATGCACGCCAGACTGCAGATCGTGCTCCACATGCGGAAACAGAAGTTGTGGGTCATAATAAGATCGAAAAGATCGAAAAGGCCCAAAAAGGCAGTGGGGTTAATATCTCTAGCGCAGCCAAGGACAAGCCCCCAAATGGTTAGTTAATCATAGGGTCGTGCGAAATTTCGACCCTAAATCACCATGCTTGTGCAAAACTTCGGTGTCCGAGGATGCGATATAGTGTTGTAGTGTTAATAGGTGGGGAGAACAGAGCAGTTTGTCCcggaaagaaaaagcaaacaGGATGCTTCAAAATATTTTAGAAATGCAGCGTACCTGAATAGACACCCTTGTACTCCGATAGCCGGGGTTCCACATCAGGTAGGAGGCGCATGATGACTGGTCTATTGGGGTAATGGGGACTGGAATTTAATGAACTGGCATTTCGGTCCAATTTGGGATTATACCGCTGATTTTACCGATAGCCCTATATTGAAACCGACACCTTGCTTGGTGTCGCCCCTGAACTGAAAGATCATGAGCACAAAGAACTGCTTGAGATGCGTTGTGCATGTGGGCTTATGTGGCTGGACTAGTTTTGGATTAGGCCCCGAGCGGGAGCAATTGAATAAGGCGCTAAGTGCATTAGCGGCCCGGGAAAAAAGTGATAGGTCTAGTCTGAGGGTTGAATATCAGGTTTGGTTCCTTGACCAACTTTTGTCAACGAAATACGAGGGGAAAAAAGGAGGGGACCAATCAGAAGGATATCTACAAGCAAAATGGGTTGGTCTGGTCTTGCTGTTCTAATTTGGCGTTCTTTTTTGGGCTAGGCAATGGTTTGTGATGTAGATCGACGTTGCCTCCCCTATTTTTACGATTGCTATAATGACTGCCTGATGGGTTCGTACATATAAGGCTGTCTGCCTCTCTCTTCCATTCCCGTTCCACATCTCCTCGTTGTAGGTTTTTTAACCTCTCGCTCATTATTGCTGGTGTCAATCGGCGtccattctttttttcgcTCTGAATATTCTTCCAACGCGCTGCGATGAAGCAATCCATGATTGCTTCGCTTGTAGCTCTTGCAGCATCATGCTCCGTACGCAAGACCCTTCCTGCAAGTTTAATTGGATGAAGAGCTAACTTTTTTTTGCGATTGTGAAGGGAGTTCAAGCCACTGATAGCTTGATTGATGTGCCTATCAATCTTTGCGCAGCTATTCTTGGAGAGGCTGAGTGCGAACAGAAGACAGTTACCGGTGATGGTTTGATCAGCGTTCCTGTTGACGCTTGTGCTGCAGTACTTGGCGAAGCCAATTGTAAACAGGCCTCTTTGTTTCCCAGAAGCGATGGAAGTGGCCTGATTAGCGTGCCTGTGAATCTTTGCGCAGCCATTCTTGGAGAGGCTGAGTGCGAACAGAAGACAGTCACCAGTGATGGTTTGATCAGCGTTCCTGTTGACGTTTGTGCTGCAGTCCTCGGAGAAGCCAAATGTCAACAGGCCTTCTTGTCTTCTAGAAGCGTCGATGATAACTTGATCGACATACCCGTCAATCTTTGCGCAGCTATTCTTGGAGAGGCTGAGTGCGAACAGAAGACAGTCACCGGTGATGGTTTGATCAGCGTTCCTGTTGACGTTTGTGCTGCAGTCCTCGGAGAAGCCAATTGTAAACAGGCCTCTTTGTTTCCCAGAAGCGATGGAAGTGGCCTGATTAGCGTGCCTGTGAATCTTTGCGCAGCCATTCTTGGAGAGGCTGAATGTCAACAGAAGACAGTCACCGGCAACGGCTTGGTTAACGTCCCTGTCGATGCGTGTGCTGCCGTCCTTGGGAAAGCCAAATGCAACCAGGTGGCTTCTACTTCTAGCAGCGGCGCCGGCAGCAGCGCCAGCAGCGGCGGTCTTATCAATGTGCCCGTTGGACTCTGCGCAGCCATTCTTGGAGAGGCTGAATGTCAACAGAAGACAGTAACCGGCAACGGCTTGGTTAACGTCCCTGTCGATGCGTGTGCTGCCGTCCTTGGGAAAGCCAAATGCAACCAGGTGGCTTCCACTTCGAGCAGCAGCGCCAGCAGCGGTGGTCTTATTAATGTGCCCGTTGGACTCTGCGCAGCCATTCTTGGAGAGGCTGAATGTCAACAGAAGACAGTAACCGGCAACGGCTTGGTTAACGTCCCTGTCGACGCGTGTGCTGCCGTCCTTGGGAAAGCCAAATGCGACCAGGTGGCTTCTACTTCTAGCAGCGGCGCCGGCAGCAGCGCCAGCAGCGGCGGTCTTATCAATGTGCCCGTTGGACTCTGCGCAGCCATTCTTGGAGAGGCTGAATGTCAACAGAAGACAGTAACCGGCAACGGCTTGGTTAACGTCCCTGTCGACGCGTGTGCTGCCGTCCTTGGGAAAGCCAAATGCGACCAGGTGGCTTCTAATTCTAGCAGCGGCGCCGGCAGCAGCGCCAGCAGCGGCGGTCTTATCAATGTGCCCGTTGGACTCTGCGCAGCCATCCTCGGAGAGGCTGAATGCAAGCAGAAGACGGCTACTAGCGGTGGCTTAATCAACGTGCCCGTTGACGCGTGTCTGGCTGTCCTGGGAAAAGCTAAGTGTGACCAagcctcttcctcttccagtGGCGGAGAGGGTTCCTTAATCAATGTGCCAATCAACATTTGCCTAGCTGTCCTTGGTGAGGCCCACTGTCAACAGAGCTCCGGTTCTGAAGGTGGTCTGATTAACATCCCCATCAACTTGTGCCTAGCCGTGTTGGGCGAGGTTGATTGCCAAGATGCGTCATCTGTCCCTCCCCCGGCCACCACTACTCCATCTTCCCCCTCGAAGCCTACTACACCTACTGTCGTCCCTGGCAAGCCTACTGTCccagtcattcccggtgaggctaccaTCCCTGGTGTTGTTACTGGCAAACCTACAACGCCTACTGTCCCAggcattcccggtgaggctaccgtccctggtgttgttcctggcaagcccactgtcccagtcattcccggtgaggctaccatccctggtgttgttcctggcaaacCTACCACGCCTACTGTCCCAggcattcccggtgaggctaccgtccctggtgttgttcctggcaagcccactgtcccagtcattcccggtgaggctaccaCGCCTATTGTCGtccctggcaagcccactgtcccagtcattcccggtgaggctaccgtccctggagttgttcctggcaaacCTACAACGCCTATTGTCGtccctggcaagcccactgtgccagtcattcccggcgaggctaccgtccctggtgttgttcctggcaaacCTACCACGCCTACTGTCccagtcattcccggtgaggctaccatccctggtgttgttcctggcaaacCTACAACGCCTACTGTCCCAggcattcccggtgaggctaccgtccctggtgttgttcctggcaagcCTACCACGCCTACTGTCCCAggcattcccggtgaggctaccaCGCCTATTGTCGtccctggcaagcccactgtcccagtcattcccggtgaggctaccatccctggtgttgttcctggcaaacCTACAACGCCTATTGTCGtccctggcaagcccactgtgccagtcattcccggcgaggctaccgtccctggtgttgttcctggcaaacCTACCACGCCTACTGTCCCAggcattcccggtgaggctaccgtccctggtgttgttcctggcaagcccactgtcccagtcattcccggtgaggctaccaCGCCTATTGTCGtccctggcaagcccactgtcccagtcattcccggtgaggctaccatccctggtgttgttcctggcaaacCTACCACGCCTACTGTCccagtcattcccggtgaggctaccatccctggtgttgttcctggcaaacCTACAACGCCTACTGTCCCAggcattcccggtgaggctaccgtccctggtgtcgtccctggcaagcccaccgtgCCAGTCGTTCCCAGTGAGGCTACCACGCCTATTGTCGtccctggcaagcccactgtcccagtcattcccggtgaggctaccatccctggtgttgttcctggcaaacCTACCACGCCTACTGTCCCAggcattcccggtgaggctaccgtccctggtgtcgtccctggcaagcccaccgtgCCAGTCGTTCCCAGTGAGGCTACCACGCCTATTGTCGtccctggcaagcccactgtcccagtcattcccggtgaggctaccgtccctggagttgttcctggcaaacCTACAACGCCTATTGTCGtccctggcaagcccactGTGCCAGTCATTCCCGGCGAGGCTACCGTCCCTGGTGTCGTCCCTGGCAAACCTACCACGCCTattgttgttc
Above is a window of Penicillium digitatum chromosome 2, complete sequence DNA encoding:
- a CDS encoding Fatty acid hydroxylase, which gives rise to MDVFLDILDTLVFDRCYAFLSPDPAATFSNETLPAANLNRHVKVYYPMQPSKWAEASLWKRDDMARQALSLYAITWLFAMIMYLLGSLLLYHTLFDKRLLKHPRFLPDQIKLEIYQGISAIPVMALLTVPFFIAEIRGWSKLYDFTSESPFFGYTLLQYPLFICFTDSGIYWIHRGLHHPFFYRWLHKPHHKWAVPTPFASYAFHPLDGWSQSLPYHVYPLIFPLQKGAYLGLFIFVTVWTVLIHDAEYMPGSEIINGASCHTMHHLHFNYNYGQFTTAWDRLGGTYRRPKGDNFMESQDKTGNEKLTNKRD
- a CDS encoding Fungal transcriptional regulatory protein, N-terminal — translated: MKRPIHSSSLPAALYARKHFLSQRSHEDMSKPVPKNSTSLRLLQPNRAGKGIPVSYASLPKHLATGSYHALAVVPLDDNALSSPKRHLPGIPVALQLAIGETAKCSVRRNLETLNSHIEDALVPTDPMSAFGSDFQLTNLPFQIPSTLPSFTDDYLLQFNLDTLFPSKLSNQLSEIMTELVDTSKSMGLGSTGTLSALDFMELSTLLGVSNISASISAFFHSLHWHLPVVHFPTFDPGNVSNPLLLSIFLSGATYTIPLDGGALPSSLFDVAEEYIFRKIAELSTLASPKEQSQLLSTVQLLQSALIIEMLQFGQDNMQTRRRIRIVRHPCLVSTIRSLGIFQLKRGTAPTVCDENTWKKLVAEEVCIRIACWVFLADGFLTVCFKNHPSISVFEMDCHFPWSAGLWEAESASSFSRIAMSHSTELPLPPFKDVITQLLETTANNGPITWGLSVSVEHLLILIYAINSLAFQARAGLLRYLSLDKIRCASDNWKRIWDSVIGLLNKDQFLHLGYPKHAQELWWLLNATLDASSRDDVSLSYMDNTATDDLGNLNEFIQWCHQSAP
- a CDS encoding putative collagen alpha-5(IV) chain isoform X8, which produces MKQSMIASLVALAASCSGVQATDSLIDVPINLCAAILGEAECEQKTVTGDGLISVPVDACAAVLGEANCKQASLFPRSDGSGLISVPVNLCAAILGEAECEQKTVTSDGLISVPVDVCAAVLGEAKCQQAFLSSRSVDDNLIDIPVNLCAAILGEAECEQKTVTGDGLISVPVDVCAAVLGEANCKQASLFPRSDGSGLISVPVNLCAAILGEAECQQKTVTGNGLVNVPVDACAAVLGKAKCNQVASTSSSGAGSSASSGGLINVPVGLCAAILGEAECQQKTVTGNGLVNVPVDACAAVLGKAKCNQVASTSSSSASSGGLINVPVGLCAAILGEAECQQKTVTGNGLVNVPVDACAAVLGKAKCDQVASTSSSGAGSSASSGGLINVPVGLCAAILGEAECQQKTVTGNGLVNVPVDACAAVLGKAKCDQVASNSSSGAGSSASSGGLINVPVGLCAAILGEAECKQKTATSGGLINVPVDACLAVLGKAKCDQASSSSSGGEGSLINVPINICLAVLGEAHCQQSSGSEGGLINIPINLCLAVLGEVDCQDASSVPPPATTTPSSPSKPTTPTVVPGKPTVPVIPGEATIPGVVTGKPTTPTVPGIPGEATVPGVVPGKPTVPVIPGEATIPGVVPGKPTTPTVPGIPGEATVPGVVPGKPTVPVIPGEATTPIVVPGKPTVPVIPGEATVPGVVPGKPTTPIVVPGKPTVPVIPGEATVPGVVPGKPTTPTVPVIPGEATIPGVVPGKPTTPTVPGIPGEATVPGVVPGKPTTPTVPGIPGEATTPIVVPGKPTVPVIPGEATIPGVVPGKPTTPIVVPGKPTVPVIPGEATVPGVVPGKPTTPTVPGIPGEATVPGVVPGKPTVPVIPGEATTPIVVPGKPTVPVIPGEATIPGVVPGKPTTPTVPVIPGEATIPGVVPGKPTTPTVPGIPGEATVPGVVPGKPTVPVVPSEATTPIVVPGKPTVPVIPGEATIPGVVPGKPTTPTVPGIPGEATVPGVVPGKPTVPVVPSEATTPIVVPGKPTVPVIPGEATVPGVVPGKPTTPIVVPGKPTVPVIPGEATVPGVVPGKPTTPIVVPGKPTVPVIPGEATVPGVVPGKPTTPIVVPGKPAVPVIPGEATIPGVVPGKPTTPTVPGIPGEATVPGVVPGKPTVPVIPGEATVPGVVPGKPTVPVIPGETTVPGVVPGKPTTPTVPGIPGEATVPGVVPGKPTVPVIPGETTVPGVVPGKPTVPVIPGEATIPGVVPGKPTTPTVPGIPGEATIPVIPGKPTVPVIPGETTVPGVVPEKPATPPVVPGDATIPGVIPGETTTPDVVPGKPATPGANPGETTVPMVPGDTTMPGAAPGETIVPGVLPGEASTIPADVSATSVWTGLKGPGSASISTYPYGPSVTVGSQSHTGTLTRVTPTFTSVVAFCDAACQASKTSTGLAAHTSPVSGGSAGKPSPSPSIIPFNAAGRATLSGAAVVFGAICAVAMQI